A region of uncultured Anaeromusa sp. DNA encodes the following proteins:
- the bioA gene encoding adenosylmethionine--8-amino-7-oxononanoate transaminase, with amino-acid sequence MKENQLEQEDKKYVWHPFTQMQGWIENQQTVICEAKGIKLTDTEGRSYYDGVSSLWVNIHGHQRREIDEAIIAQLGKVAHSTALGLANIPATELAGQLVALAPEGLEKVFYSDDGSTAVEVALKMSFQYWRHKGMLGKEKFVALAQAYHGDTIGAVSVGGVDLFHRTFQPLLFKSMQAPSPSCYHCSQDVISCEKQCLQELENLLAAHHQEIAAVIVEPLVQAAAGMLMSPPGYLAAVRQLTKKYNVHLIADEVATGFGRTGKMFACEHEGVSPDFMALSKGITGGYVPLAATLTTQEIFDAFLGAMESKRTFYHGHSYTANQLACAAALGSLKIFRDDKVIAGLEKKIACVAEALRNIASLEHVGDARQRGLIIGIELMQDKESQTPYPWGETMGARVCLKAREYGLFIRPVGDVVVFMPPLVSTEAELLDMLSLLRKAVIAVTEEGAVVAGGGGAHF; translated from the coding sequence ATGAAAGAAAATCAGCTAGAACAAGAGGATAAAAAGTATGTTTGGCATCCGTTTACGCAGATGCAAGGGTGGATAGAAAACCAACAGACTGTGATTTGTGAAGCCAAAGGCATAAAACTGACAGATACGGAAGGACGCAGCTATTATGACGGCGTGTCTTCCTTGTGGGTTAATATTCATGGGCATCAGCGGCGTGAAATTGACGAGGCTATTATAGCGCAGTTGGGAAAAGTAGCTCATAGTACTGCTTTAGGATTGGCTAATATTCCAGCGACAGAATTGGCGGGGCAACTGGTCGCGTTGGCGCCAGAAGGACTTGAGAAGGTTTTTTATTCGGATGATGGCTCTACGGCAGTGGAAGTAGCTTTGAAAATGTCCTTCCAATATTGGCGTCATAAAGGTATGCTGGGAAAAGAAAAATTTGTAGCCTTAGCGCAGGCGTACCATGGTGATACGATTGGCGCAGTGAGCGTTGGCGGTGTGGATCTTTTTCATCGTACCTTTCAACCTCTTTTGTTTAAATCGATGCAGGCTCCTTCGCCTTCTTGCTATCACTGCAGCCAGGACGTAATAAGCTGTGAAAAGCAATGTCTGCAGGAGCTGGAGAATCTTTTGGCGGCGCATCATCAAGAGATTGCCGCTGTAATTGTGGAGCCGCTTGTGCAGGCGGCAGCGGGCATGCTGATGTCGCCTCCAGGCTATTTGGCAGCGGTACGTCAGTTGACGAAGAAATATAATGTTCATCTCATCGCCGATGAAGTAGCCACCGGCTTTGGCCGTACCGGAAAAATGTTTGCTTGCGAGCATGAAGGAGTTAGCCCCGATTTTATGGCTCTTTCTAAAGGAATTACCGGAGGCTACGTTCCTTTGGCGGCTACTTTGACAACGCAGGAAATTTTTGATGCTTTTCTGGGGGCTATGGAGTCAAAGCGTACTTTTTATCATGGACATTCCTATACAGCTAATCAGCTGGCTTGCGCGGCAGCGCTAGGCAGCCTGAAAATATTCCGTGACGATAAGGTGATTGCAGGCTTAGAGAAAAAAATAGCCTGTGTAGCCGAGGCTCTTAGAAACATTGCATCTTTAGAGCATGTCGGCGATGCAAGACAGCGAGGGTTGATTATCGGGATTGAGCTTATGCAAGATAAGGAGTCCCAAACTCCGTATCCTTGGGGCGAAACAATGGGCGCTCGGGTCTGTTTAAAAGCGCGCGAATATGGTTTGTTCATTCGCCCTGTTGGGGATGTGGTTGTCTTTATGCCGCCGCTGGTTAGTACTGAAGCGGAACTTTTGGATATGTTGTCGCTGCTCCGTAAAGCGGTTATTGCGGTTACGGAAGAAGGCGCGGTGGTGGCAGGCGGTGGTGGCGCTCACTTTTAA
- a CDS encoding inositol monophosphatase family protein: protein MDLQHALQVVSALAREVGAMQKESLGRRDLLVQTKSSGIDLVTEVDMHSEAMILEVLRCEFPDCAIMSEEAGASGPEAEYCWVVDPLDGTTNYAQGLPIFAVSIALQYKQESVLGVVYVPMLDQLFTAIKGGGARRNGTLLQVSDKPSLESCVLATGFPYDVATHPLNNLDYFNSLLLKTRAVRRFGAAAYDLACVAEGSFDGYWEMNLSPWDAAAGVLLVTEAGGVVRSFRHDRKISLVAASLKVHDWILAELQQIDAGR, encoded by the coding sequence ATGGATTTACAACATGCTTTGCAGGTAGTTAGCGCCTTGGCGCGAGAAGTTGGGGCGATGCAAAAAGAGTCCTTGGGGCGGCGGGATTTGTTGGTGCAGACCAAAAGCAGCGGAATTGATTTGGTGACCGAAGTAGATATGCATTCAGAAGCGATGATTTTGGAGGTACTGCGCTGCGAATTTCCGGATTGCGCCATTATGTCCGAAGAAGCAGGGGCAAGCGGGCCGGAGGCGGAATATTGCTGGGTTGTAGATCCGTTGGACGGTACTACGAACTATGCGCAGGGCTTGCCTATTTTTGCAGTTTCCATCGCATTGCAGTATAAACAGGAAAGTGTTTTAGGTGTTGTTTATGTGCCAATGCTGGACCAACTTTTTACGGCGATAAAAGGTGGCGGTGCCAGAAGAAACGGTACGCTGCTGCAGGTCTCGGATAAACCGTCACTGGAGTCTTGTGTATTAGCGACGGGCTTTCCTTATGATGTGGCTACGCACCCCTTGAACAATCTGGACTATTTTAATTCATTACTTCTTAAAACTCGGGCGGTGCGGCGGTTTGGCGCGGCGGCGTATGATTTAGCCTGCGTAGCGGAAGGCTCTTTTGATGGATATTGGGAAATGAATTTATCGCCCTGGGATGCGGCGGCAGGTGTTTTGTTGGTAACAGAAGCCGGGGGCGTAGTGCGGTCTTTCCGGCATGATCGCAAGATTTCGCTGGTTGCTGCATCTCTTAAGGTGCACGACTGGATACTAGCGGAATTACAGCAAATTGATGCAGGCAGATAA
- a CDS encoding sigma-54 dependent transcriptional regulator, producing the protein MRILIVDDDLLVRTMLADYLRGKGHDVRKCASGEEALALFHQNRFDLVFTDLCMPGMSGLELLECLKEEPGRDEFEVVMCTAFGDVQSAVAALRAGAYDYLQKPLQLDEVALQISRMEEHLALRRENKLLTECFSECVEAEIKEARDELSRLRTELGYGGVTEIIVASPAMKQAVEWAQRFHQDRSVPVLIEGETGTGKEILARIVHHGADCHGQPFIDVNCAALNANMFESELFGYEAGAFTGGLRTGKKGKLDLAQGGTLFLDEIGELPLELQAKLLRVLQEHEFYRVGGLKKIKCDVRLICATNRNLQDMSDCGEFRRDLFYRLHVGRILIPPVRERVEDIVPLFESFLQQKAGGKYQLTDSAKQYLRCYPWPGNVRELRNVVERVTLFLPPGRIALKDLPLGVSEKVPATQCLLNPYDFVLPEENFDLDDFMRRIIESVVKRFDGNKTAAAQYMGLTRRAIYSRLYSKRQPGNEE; encoded by the coding sequence ATGCGGATTTTAATTGTAGATGATGATTTGCTGGTGCGTACGATGCTAGCGGATTATCTGCGAGGGAAAGGGCATGATGTACGGAAATGTGCTTCCGGAGAGGAAGCGCTGGCTTTGTTTCATCAAAATCGCTTTGATTTGGTATTCACTGATTTGTGCATGCCAGGTATGTCAGGTCTAGAACTGTTGGAGTGTTTGAAAGAAGAACCTGGGCGTGACGAATTTGAAGTGGTAATGTGTACTGCTTTTGGCGATGTGCAATCGGCGGTAGCGGCTTTGCGTGCTGGAGCGTATGATTACTTGCAGAAGCCGTTGCAATTGGATGAAGTTGCGCTGCAGATAAGCCGCATGGAAGAGCATCTGGCATTGCGGCGTGAGAATAAACTGTTGACGGAATGCTTTAGTGAGTGTGTCGAAGCGGAAATTAAAGAAGCACGTGACGAACTGTCGCGGTTACGTACGGAGTTGGGCTATGGCGGGGTGACCGAAATTATTGTGGCCTCGCCAGCGATGAAGCAGGCGGTGGAATGGGCGCAGCGGTTTCATCAGGATCGCAGTGTACCAGTGCTGATTGAAGGCGAAACAGGAACCGGCAAGGAGATTTTGGCGCGTATCGTGCATCATGGAGCGGACTGTCATGGACAGCCATTTATTGATGTAAATTGTGCGGCCTTAAACGCCAATATGTTTGAAAGCGAGTTGTTTGGCTACGAAGCCGGCGCTTTTACCGGCGGGCTACGCACTGGAAAGAAAGGCAAATTGGATTTAGCGCAAGGCGGAACCTTGTTTTTGGATGAAATTGGCGAGCTGCCCTTAGAACTGCAGGCGAAGCTGCTGCGAGTGCTGCAAGAGCATGAATTTTATCGGGTAGGCGGCTTAAAGAAGATAAAATGTGATGTGCGCCTTATTTGCGCCACCAACCGCAATTTGCAGGATATGTCAGACTGCGGTGAGTTTCGAAGGGATCTGTTTTATCGTCTGCATGTAGGCCGTATTTTGATTCCGCCGGTGCGAGAGCGCGTAGAGGATATTGTGCCTCTATTTGAGTCTTTTTTACAGCAAAAGGCAGGCGGTAAATACCAGTTGACCGATTCGGCTAAGCAATATTTGCGCTGCTATCCCTGGCCTGGGAATGTACGGGAGCTGCGTAATGTAGTGGAACGGGTTACCTTGTTTTTGCCGCCGGGGCGTATCGCTTTAAAAGATTTGCCGTTAGGCGTGTCTGAGAAGGTGCCAGCAACTCAATGCCTGTTAAACCCTTACGATTTTGTGCTGCCAGAGGAAAACTTTGATTTAGACGATTTTATGCGGCGTATTATAGAAAGCGTAGTAAAACGTTTTGACGGCAACAAGACAGCTGCAGCCCAGTACATGGGGTTGACGCGTAGAGCGATTTATAGTCGTTTGTATTCCAAACGACAACCGGGGAATGAAGAGTAA
- a CDS encoding MarR family transcriptional regulator produces the protein MQIEDLVVATIESISCVMRQAVREHRQKAEAGTDLCALTLTQLHYLHAVRELGRPTFRDLVEKFQVKKSTVTAIVQKLVQKGYVYKCQSQADLRVYHIHLAPKGEQLIQLEDEGYRYFAKQLTACLEETERKQFAMMLQKINTKAHENRK, from the coding sequence ATGCAAATTGAAGATCTGGTGGTAGCGACCATTGAATCGATCTCGTGTGTGATGCGGCAGGCTGTGCGGGAACATCGACAAAAAGCGGAAGCAGGAACAGATTTGTGTGCATTGACGCTGACGCAATTGCATTATCTTCATGCAGTGCGTGAACTAGGGCGGCCCACTTTTCGTGATCTTGTAGAAAAATTTCAAGTGAAAAAATCGACGGTAACAGCGATTGTACAAAAATTAGTGCAGAAGGGTTATGTATACAAATGCCAGTCGCAGGCAGACTTGCGAGTATATCATATTCATTTGGCGCCAAAAGGCGAGCAACTGATTCAACTAGAGGATGAAGGGTATCGTTATTTTGCTAAACAACTTACAGCTTGCTTAGAAGAAACGGAGCGAAAGCAATTTGCGATGATGTTGCAGAAAATAAATACAAAGGCGCATGAAAACCGGAAATGA
- the smpB gene encoding SsrA-binding protein SmpB, producing the protein MSQNGAGIKIVSENRKARHDYHIHETFEAGIALTGTEVKSLRAGKANLKDSYARIENGEVFLQQMHISPYEQGNRFNHDPLRSRKLLLHRQEINRLLGKTREKGFSLVPLKIYFARGKAKVELALASGKKLYDKRQDLAERDAKRDMERALRDRQKE; encoded by the coding sequence ATGAGTCAAAATGGGGCGGGAATCAAGATTGTTTCGGAAAATCGCAAAGCCCGCCACGATTATCATATACATGAGACGTTTGAAGCTGGCATTGCCTTGACTGGTACTGAAGTCAAGTCATTGCGTGCTGGCAAGGCCAATTTAAAAGATAGCTATGCTCGCATTGAAAACGGTGAAGTGTTTTTGCAGCAAATGCATATTAGCCCCTATGAACAGGGGAATCGCTTCAATCACGATCCATTGCGGTCGCGTAAGCTGCTGCTGCATCGCCAGGAAATTAACCGCCTTCTAGGAAAAACAAGAGAAAAAGGGTTTTCTCTTGTACCCTTGAAAATATATTTTGCTCGGGGCAAAGCTAAAGTCGAGCTGGCGTTGGCCAGCGGCAAAAAATTATATGACAAACGACAGGATTTGGCGGAACGCGACGCTAAGCGCGATATGGAACGGGCGTTGCGTGACCGACAAAAAGAATGA
- the rnr gene encoding ribonuclease R has translation MSRLEEIVLSFMKEEAYRPLSAEELAEELRLKGKDLADFWELLESLEERAVIVKTRYDRYGLPEKMNLVVGRLAMTNKGFGFVIPEVRQHPEESDVFITPDDMGTAMHNDRVVARVHSRRPVQGRSREGEIIRIVGRANVQMVGLFEAGRNYGFVRPDDVRLGQDVFIPSECFGGAASGSKVVVEITNWPERKRSAEGRIVEELGRPGDPGLEVLSILRRHQLSADFDAPVLAEADAVPATVREEELSERRDLRHLPIITIDGEDAKDLDDAVHVEALDDGTYRLGVYIADVSHYVREGSRLDVEARQRGTSVYLVDRVLPMLPQRLSNGICSLNAQVDRLVMSCEMEIDPLGRVRQYEVFPAVIRVAERFSYTVVRKMLVEGLDSVEERYHSHLPHLQKMEQLCQVLRERRMRRGAVDFDFPELKVKLDEQGRPLEIVRRVRTIAESVIEEFMLVANETVAEHMYRLKLPFLFRVHENPDPEKLLKLDSLLNNFGEQLRRTQGEVRPEALQRILTRIAGRPEEKIVSTVMLRSLKQARYEAENLGHFGLAAPYYTHFTSPIRRYPDLIVHRMLREWLQKGFKSKRREKLEKELPEIALHCSQRERAAAEAERETVQLKLVEYMERFVGEEFAGVISSVTAFGFFVELDNGVEGLVHVSTLDDDYYQFIEERYCLLGERTRRLFQLGQAVTIRVARVNSLERTIDFQLVAGGEKQPKGVGDEKRVRPVAAKKQNAAHKPKHQLGKAPATGTHSKPSDRAKSKRRKKQ, from the coding sequence ATGAGCCGTCTAGAAGAGATTGTACTGTCTTTTATGAAAGAAGAAGCCTACCGACCTTTAAGTGCGGAGGAATTGGCGGAAGAATTACGCCTAAAGGGTAAAGATTTAGCTGATTTTTGGGAACTGTTAGAAAGCCTAGAAGAGCGGGCGGTAATCGTTAAAACTCGCTATGATCGGTATGGCTTGCCGGAAAAAATGAACCTCGTCGTCGGACGATTGGCGATGACGAATAAGGGGTTTGGCTTTGTCATTCCTGAAGTGCGTCAGCATCCAGAGGAAAGCGATGTGTTTATTACTCCTGATGATATGGGGACGGCCATGCACAACGATCGGGTTGTTGCACGCGTACATTCTCGGAGACCCGTGCAGGGGCGTTCTCGGGAAGGAGAAATCATTCGGATTGTAGGTCGGGCAAATGTGCAGATGGTAGGCCTTTTTGAAGCCGGACGAAATTACGGTTTTGTTCGGCCTGATGATGTGCGTTTGGGGCAAGATGTGTTTATTCCCTCAGAGTGCTTTGGCGGCGCTGCCAGCGGTAGCAAAGTAGTAGTGGAGATAACCAATTGGCCGGAACGAAAACGCAGCGCTGAAGGCAGGATTGTCGAGGAATTAGGACGCCCGGGAGATCCGGGATTGGAAGTTTTATCTATTTTGAGGCGGCATCAGCTGTCAGCCGATTTTGATGCGCCGGTATTGGCGGAGGCCGATGCAGTGCCGGCAACCGTACGGGAAGAGGAATTATCCGAGCGGCGTGATCTACGGCATCTGCCTATCATTACTATTGACGGTGAAGACGCTAAGGATTTGGATGATGCGGTTCATGTGGAAGCGTTGGACGATGGAACGTATCGTCTGGGTGTCTATATCGCTGATGTGAGCCATTATGTGCGGGAAGGCAGCCGTCTTGACGTTGAGGCGCGACAACGCGGTACAAGTGTGTACTTGGTGGACCGAGTTCTTCCTATGCTGCCGCAACGCTTGTCTAACGGCATTTGCAGCTTAAATGCCCAAGTGGATCGGTTGGTTATGTCTTGTGAAATGGAAATCGATCCCTTGGGGCGAGTTCGGCAATATGAAGTGTTTCCGGCAGTGATTCGAGTAGCTGAACGCTTTTCTTATACGGTGGTGCGGAAGATGCTGGTAGAGGGCTTGGATTCGGTGGAGGAACGGTATCATTCCCATTTGCCGCACCTGCAGAAAATGGAGCAGCTTTGCCAAGTTCTGCGTGAGCGTCGTATGCGCAGGGGAGCTGTGGATTTTGATTTTCCGGAGCTTAAGGTGAAACTGGATGAGCAAGGGCGTCCATTGGAAATTGTCCGTCGTGTTCGCACGATTGCGGAGTCGGTTATAGAAGAATTTATGTTGGTGGCGAACGAAACTGTGGCAGAGCATATGTATCGCTTGAAGCTGCCTTTCTTGTTTCGGGTGCATGAAAACCCGGATCCAGAGAAACTACTAAAGCTGGATTCGTTATTGAATAACTTTGGCGAGCAATTGCGGCGAACCCAAGGAGAAGTGCGCCCTGAGGCGCTACAGCGAATTTTGACCCGTATTGCCGGACGGCCAGAAGAGAAAATAGTCAGTACGGTAATGTTGCGTTCGTTAAAACAAGCGCGGTATGAAGCGGAAAATTTGGGGCATTTTGGCCTGGCGGCGCCATACTATACGCACTTTACTTCGCCGATTCGGCGCTATCCAGATCTGATTGTGCACCGCATGCTGCGAGAGTGGCTGCAAAAAGGCTTTAAAAGCAAGCGGCGGGAAAAGCTGGAGAAGGAACTGCCTGAAATTGCGTTGCATTGCTCGCAGCGGGAACGCGCGGCGGCGGAAGCGGAACGGGAAACGGTGCAGTTGAAGCTGGTGGAGTATATGGAACGCTTCGTTGGTGAAGAGTTTGCCGGCGTTATCAGCAGTGTAACCGCTTTTGGCTTTTTTGTGGAGTTGGATAATGGCGTGGAGGGACTTGTCCATGTTTCTACGCTAGATGATGATTATTATCAATTTATTGAAGAGAGGTACTGCCTGTTGGGTGAGCGGACACGTCGTCTATTCCAATTAGGGCAGGCGGTGACCATCCGAGTGGCGCGCGTAAATTCTCTGGAGCGGACAATTGACTTTCAACTAGTAGCTGGCGGGGAAAAGCAGCCTAAAGGCGTTGGAGATGAAAAAAGGGTGCGCCCTGTTGCCGCGAAGAAACAGAATGCGGCTCATAAGCCGAAACACCAGCTTGGTAAAGCGCCTGCTACGGGAACACACAGCAAGCCCTCTGACAGGGCCAAAAGCAAGAGGAGGAAAAAGCAATGA
- a CDS encoding PaaI family thioesterase yields MELKEDPNQWCFACGRSNPIGLKLQFEEDVEAGVYRSRFTAGPEHQSYNGVMHGGLVSTLLDEIMGRYYYAKGKQAVTAKLEVRFRAPTPIGQELLIEGKVVGQRGKMAEMTAQIRLADGSVTAEGKAVVAILGDLS; encoded by the coding sequence ATGGAATTAAAAGAGGATCCTAATCAGTGGTGCTTTGCCTGCGGTCGTTCGAATCCAATTGGTTTGAAACTGCAGTTTGAAGAAGATGTGGAGGCTGGCGTCTATCGTAGCCGTTTTACGGCGGGACCGGAGCATCAGAGCTACAACGGTGTGATGCACGGCGGTCTTGTGAGTACGTTGCTGGATGAGATCATGGGGCGGTACTACTATGCCAAAGGCAAGCAGGCTGTTACGGCCAAGCTGGAGGTCCGTTTCCGCGCGCCGACGCCGATCGGCCAAGAACTGTTGATTGAAGGAAAAGTTGTGGGCCAACGGGGAAAAATGGCGGAAATGACAGCGCAAATTCGGTTGGCTGATGGTTCGGTTACGGCTGAAGGGAAGGCCGTGGTGGCTATTTTGGGTGATTTATCATGA
- a CDS encoding alpha/beta fold hydrolase, protein MSILQGAEPFLLHGGEKGVLLLHGFTGSPAEMRLLGEALHQDGYTVLAPRLPGHGTTVEEMAQTRWPLWYGGAEDGYWLLRSLCSQVAVVGLSMGGLLALALSAQLPVWKTVSLSAPIDLYDKRAHYVDVFRLFRAYAPKKRRRFVDLDDCYTVAYEATPLACVKSLLQLIRHVQRLLPQVQSPLLVMQSRREHTVRPRSAQHIYEQAGSFKKELIWLEKSGHLVTLDVERELVFAQVKAFLKTLEEE, encoded by the coding sequence ATGTCGATTTTACAAGGTGCGGAGCCGTTTTTGCTGCATGGAGGAGAAAAAGGAGTTTTATTGCTGCATGGCTTTACCGGTTCACCGGCGGAGATGCGCCTCTTGGGAGAGGCGCTGCATCAAGACGGCTATACAGTGCTGGCGCCTCGACTGCCCGGACACGGGACGACGGTAGAGGAAATGGCGCAGACCCGTTGGCCGCTCTGGTATGGAGGCGCTGAAGACGGCTATTGGCTGCTTCGTTCCTTGTGTTCGCAGGTAGCTGTGGTGGGACTTTCCATGGGAGGGTTGCTGGCGTTGGCGTTGAGTGCGCAACTGCCGGTATGGAAGACGGTGTCTTTGAGCGCGCCCATTGATTTGTATGATAAAAGAGCTCATTATGTAGATGTGTTCCGCCTCTTTCGCGCCTATGCGCCGAAAAAACGGCGCCGTTTTGTGGATTTAGACGACTGTTATACTGTAGCCTATGAGGCGACGCCCTTGGCGTGTGTAAAAAGCCTGCTGCAATTGATCCGTCATGTGCAAAGGCTGTTGCCGCAGGTGCAGTCGCCGTTGTTGGTGATGCAGAGCCGACGTGAACACACGGTGCGTCCTCGGAGTGCTCAGCATATTTACGAACAGGCTGGCAGTTTTAAAAAAGAATTGATTTGGCTGGAGAAATCAGGTCACTTGGTGACTTTAGATGTAGAACGGGAACTAGTCTTTGCGCAAGTGAAAGCGTTTTTGAAGACGCTAGAAGAGGAATGA